A section of the Tamandua tetradactyla isolate mTamTet1 chromosome 4, mTamTet1.pri, whole genome shotgun sequence genome encodes:
- the CD1E gene encoding LOW QUALITY PROTEIN: T-cell surface glycoprotein CD1e, membrane-associated (The sequence of the model RefSeq protein was modified relative to this genomic sequence to represent the inferred CDS: deleted 2 bases in 1 codon), which translates to MLLLLLLFEGLLCCGESTEVLSLSAPQVAVHHHAAVEELPSFRIIQISSFANHSWAHTQSSGWLGELQTHGWDSALGTFRFLWPWSQGNFSKEELKDLQVLFQLYFNGFIQEVQAFASQFQFEYPFELQMSSGCRMRAGDASEGFLKGAYQGTDFLSFQGNSWQPSPGAGSRAQTVCKVLSRYRDIKEIVQGLLSNTCPRRLAGLLEAGKSELQRQVKPEAWLSSGPSPAPGRLLLVCHVSGFHPKPVWVMWMRGEQEQPGTQRGDILPNTDETWWVRVTLDVAAGEAAGLACRVRHSSLGGQDIVIHWDGCSILMLVWVAVTVTLFLLVVLGSWFKKQSSIRNHLSLLKHYLPFLWEPKPRTPESQDPSFAWRMTHRPKTDS; encoded by the exons ATGCTCCTGCTGCTTCTGCTCTTTGAGGGACTGCTTTGCTGTGGGGAAAGCACAGAGG TCCTGTCACTCTCAGCTCCCCAGGTTGCAGTACACCACCATGCAGCCGTGGAAGAACTTCCCTCCTTCCGCATCATCCAGATCTCCTCTTTTGCAAACCACAGCTGGGCCCACACACAGAGCTCAGGCTGGCTGGGCGAGCTGCAGACTCATGGCTGGGACAGTGCCTTGGGCACCTTCCGTTTTCTATGGCCCTGGTCCCAGGGGAACTTCAGCAAGGAAGAGTTGAAGGACCTCCAGGTGTTATTCCAGTTGTATTTCAATGGTTTCATCCAGGAAGTGCAGGCCTTTGCCAGCCAGTTCCAGTTTGAAT ACCCCTTTGAACTCCAGATGTCATCCGGCTGTAGAATGCGTGCTGGGGATGCCTCAGAGGGCTTCTTAAAAGGGGCATATCAAGGAACAGACTTCCTGAGTTTCCAAGGAAACTCTTGGCAGCCATCTCCAGGCGCAGGAAGCCGGGCCCAGACTGTCTGCAAGGTGCTCAGTCGCTACAGAGACATTAAAGAGATAGTGCAGGGCCTGCTCAGTAACACCTGCCCTCGACGGCTGGCAGGCCTCCTTGAGGCAGGAAAGTCAGAATTGCAACGGCAAG TGAAGCCCGAGGCCTGGCTGTCCAGCGGCCCCTCTCCTGCTCCTGGCCGGCTGCTGCTGGTGTGCCACGTCTCGGGATTCCACCCTAAGCCCGTGTGGGTGATGTGGATGCGGGGTGAGCAGGAGCAGCCGGGCACTCAGCGAGGAGACATCCTGCCCAACACTGATGAGACATGGTGGGTCCGGGTGACCCTGGATGTGGCAGCTGGGGAGGCGGCTGGCCTGGCCTGCCGCGTGAGACACAGCAGTCTGGGCGGCCAGGATATCGTCATCCACTGGG ATGGCTGTTCTATCCTGATGCTGGTTTGGGTGGCTGTAACCGTTACCCTGTTCCTGTTGGTTGTCCTTGGCTCATGGTTTAAAAAGCAGAG CTCAATCAGAAACCATCTCTCTCTCCTTAAACACTACCTT CCTTTTCTGTGGGAGCCAAAACCCAGGACCCCAGAATCTCAGGACCCCAGCTTTGCCTGGCGCATGACTCATCGGCCCAAAACAGATTCTTGA